The following proteins come from a genomic window of Miscanthus floridulus cultivar M001 chromosome 2, ASM1932011v1, whole genome shotgun sequence:
- the LOC136538896 gene encoding microtubule-associated protein RP/EB family member 1C-like — MAATNIGMMDGAYFVGRNEILAWINTTLQLGLSKVEEAASGAVACQLMDAAHPGAVPMHKVNFDAKNEYDMIQNYKVLQDVFNKLKITKHIEVNKLIKGRPLDNLEFMQWMKRYCDSVSGGFMRNYNASERRESSKGGKDTNRRASVPSHTPAKSASTGHKAQASHGAKRASGQTASAPQRSAKPSPAPADSGGPAYDEQITELKLLVDSLEKERDFYFSKLRDIEILCQNPEVEHVSVQAIQNILYTSEEDAQQQPPALSPIMEASEERPKQETAVHKRKSISDLDEFGVSSSSRQRLSDILDVQLCGSPLTSFS, encoded by the exons ATGGCGGCGACCAACATCGGGATGATGGACGGCGCCTACTTCGTCGGGCGCAACGAGATCCTCGCGTGGATCAACACCACGCTGCAGCTCGGCCTCTCCAAGGTGGAGGAG GCGGCGTCGGGCGCGGTTGCGTGCCAACTGATGGACGCGGCTCATCCTGGTGCCGTGCCGATGCACAAGGTCAATTTCGACGCCAAGAATGAGTACGATATGATCCAGAACTACAAGGTCCTGCAGGATGTGTTCAACAAACTCAAGATCACGAAG CACATAGAGGTGAACAAGCTTATCAAAGGAAGGCCACTTGACAATCTGGAGTTCATGCAGTGGATGAAACGATATTGTGATTCTGTCAGTGGTGGCTTCATGCGCAA CTACAATGCTTCTGAGAGAAGGGAAAGCAGCAAAGGGGGAAAGGATACCAACAGAAGGGCATCGGTGCCCTCTCACACGCCGGCCAAGTCTGCTTCCACAGGTCATAAGGCTCAAGCCTCACATGGTGCTAAGCGGGCAAGTGGGCAGACGGCTAGTGCACCACAACGCAGTGCTAAGCCATCACCTGCACCTGCCGACTCTGGTGGACCAGCTTATGATGAACAA ATAACTGAGCTGAAGCTCCTTGTTGACAGCCTGGAGAAGGAGAGAGATTTCTACTTCTCCAAGCTGCGGGACATTGAGATCCTGTGCCAGAATCCTGAGGTTGAGCACGTGTCG GTCCAAGCTATCCAGAACATACTCTACACATCAGAGGAGGACGCTCAGCAGCAGCCTCCGGCCCTGAGCCCCATCATGGAGGCGTCCGAGGAGAGGCCGAAGCAAGAGACGGCCGTGCacaagagaaagagcatctcgGACCTGGACGAGTTTGGTGTGTCATCCAGCTCAAGGCAGAGGCTCTCCGACATCTTGGACGTGCAGCTGTGTGGATCCCCGCTGACGAGTTTCAGCTGA